A region of Nocardioides alkalitolerans DNA encodes the following proteins:
- a CDS encoding GNAT family N-acetyltransferase → MTASTRAPGPADAEALAQLHVATWRETYAHLLPPGFLSTTYVEGRRRMWVQVLAQPRDDMVVRVAEVDDVLVGFSWAGPPVEALAGDDGRTRQLYALYVRAAHHGTGIGQRLLDEALGHEPAVLRVVRDNPRAVAFYRRNGFVPDGVEEVDPATPAMTEVQMRRPAGP, encoded by the coding sequence GTGACGGCGTCGACCCGCGCGCCCGGGCCGGCGGACGCCGAGGCGCTCGCCCAGCTGCACGTCGCCACGTGGCGTGAGACCTACGCGCACCTGCTGCCGCCCGGCTTCCTCTCGACGACGTACGTCGAGGGGCGACGCCGGATGTGGGTGCAGGTGCTCGCGCAGCCCCGCGACGACATGGTCGTCCGAGTAGCCGAGGTCGACGACGTCCTGGTGGGGTTCTCCTGGGCCGGGCCTCCGGTCGAGGCGCTCGCCGGGGACGACGGCCGGACGCGCCAGCTCTACGCGCTCTACGTGCGCGCCGCCCACCACGGCACCGGGATCGGTCAGCGCCTGCTCGACGAGGCGCTCGGGCACGAGCCGGCAGTGCTCCGGGTCGTGCGGGACAACCCGCGCGCGGTCGCGTTCTACCGCCGCAACGGCTTCGTGCCCGACGGGGTCGAGGAGGTCGACCCCGCGACCCCCGCCATGACCGAGGTGCAGATGCGGCGGCCCGCGGGACCCTGA
- a CDS encoding DUF2087 domain-containing protein: MTTADAARVLAQFLDADGALHTIPTKRRKQLIVLDHVAQAFDLGVVYPEADVNAVLRRFHPDVAALRRYLVDDGFLTREANQYWRSGGSVTLD; this comes from the coding sequence ATGACGACTGCCGATGCTGCGCGGGTGCTGGCCCAGTTTCTCGACGCCGACGGTGCGCTGCACACCATCCCGACCAAGCGGCGCAAGCAGCTGATCGTGCTCGACCACGTGGCGCAGGCGTTCGACCTGGGGGTCGTCTACCCGGAGGCCGACGTGAACGCCGTGCTGCGTCGGTTCCACCCGGACGTGGCGGCACTGCGGAGGTACCTCGTCGACGACGGGTTCCTGACGCGCGAGGCCAACCAGTACTGGCGCTCCGGCGGGTCGGTCACGCTCGACTAG
- the glmM gene encoding phosphoglucosamine mutase encodes MTRLFGTDGVRGLANDVLTAELALDLSVAAAHVLAEAGALTHADGSRPLAVVGRDTRISGQFLEAAVVAGLASAGVDVLLLGVLPTPGVAYLTDVLDADLGVMLSASHNPMPDNGIKFLARGGVKLDDAIERAIEARLREPWQRPTGAGVGRVTTHAGGAEQYVAHLASTVSAPLTGLKVVLDCAEGAASEVGPAALRAAGAEVVAIHASPDGLNINDGCGSTHLGPLRAAVLAHGADAGFALDGDADRCLAVDVRGEDVDGDQILAVLALALREAGELAGDTVVATVMSNLGFTRALAAHGITVTATAVGDRYVLEEMNASGRVLGGEQSGHVVMRRHATTGDGILTALHLAQRMAVTGSTLADLAGVMTRMPQVLVNVPGVDKARTDDEVLQAAVAAEQDKLGDSGRILLRPSGTEPVVRVMVEATTDAEARGVADRLAEVVRERLTLA; translated from the coding sequence ATGACGCGCCTCTTCGGGACCGACGGCGTCCGCGGCCTCGCGAACGACGTCCTCACCGCCGAGCTGGCCCTCGACCTCTCCGTCGCCGCGGCGCACGTGCTCGCGGAGGCCGGCGCGCTGACCCACGCGGACGGCTCGCGCCCGCTGGCCGTGGTCGGCCGCGACACCCGCATCTCGGGTCAGTTCCTCGAGGCCGCAGTGGTGGCGGGCCTCGCCTCCGCCGGTGTCGACGTGCTGCTCCTCGGTGTGCTGCCGACCCCCGGGGTCGCCTACCTCACCGACGTGCTCGACGCGGACCTCGGCGTGATGCTCTCGGCGTCGCACAACCCCATGCCCGACAACGGGATCAAGTTCCTCGCGCGCGGCGGCGTCAAGCTCGACGACGCCATCGAGCGCGCCATCGAGGCGCGTCTCCGCGAGCCCTGGCAGCGCCCCACCGGCGCCGGCGTCGGCCGCGTGACCACCCACGCCGGCGGCGCCGAGCAGTACGTCGCGCACCTCGCCTCCACGGTGTCGGCACCCCTCACCGGGCTGAAGGTCGTGCTCGACTGCGCGGAGGGTGCGGCCAGCGAGGTCGGACCGGCCGCGCTGCGCGCCGCCGGTGCCGAGGTCGTCGCGATCCACGCCTCCCCGGACGGCCTCAACATCAACGACGGTTGCGGCTCCACCCACCTGGGCCCGCTGCGGGCCGCCGTCCTCGCCCACGGCGCCGACGCCGGCTTCGCCCTCGACGGCGACGCCGACCGGTGCCTCGCGGTGGACGTGCGCGGCGAGGACGTCGACGGGGACCAGATCCTCGCCGTACTGGCCCTCGCGCTGCGCGAGGCCGGCGAGCTCGCCGGCGACACCGTCGTCGCGACGGTCATGAGCAACCTCGGGTTCACCCGGGCGCTCGCGGCGCACGGCATCACGGTCACGGCGACCGCGGTGGGCGACCGCTACGTGCTCGAGGAGATGAACGCGTCCGGCCGTGTCCTCGGCGGCGAGCAGTCGGGCCACGTCGTCATGCGCCGGCACGCCACGACGGGCGACGGGATCCTGACGGCGCTGCACCTCGCCCAGCGGATGGCCGTCACGGGCTCGACGCTGGCCGACCTCGCGGGCGTGATGACGCGCATGCCGCAGGTGCTCGTCAACGTCCCCGGTGTCGACAAGGCGCGCACGGACGACGAGGTGCTCCAGGCCGCGGTGGCCGCCGAGCAGGACAAGCTCGGCGACTCCGGCCGCATCCTGCTGCGCCCCTCGGGCACGGAGCCCGTGGTGCGCGTCATGGTCGAGGCGACCACCGATGCCGAGGCGCGCGGCGTCGCCGACCGGCTCGCCGAGGTGGTCCGGGAGCGGCTGACCCTGGCCTGA
- a CDS encoding TerD family protein has protein sequence MITLAKGANAPLSATNLTVTVDVAASADLSALLVTEAGKVRSDADFIFYNQPSGPGVTCVPASGGQGWRVDVDLTAVPTDVHAVRLVTSLDDGGRVFGQVGQPVARIASGGQPVAEFPMTGLDRETIVVMVELYRRNGEWKVRAVGRGYDGGLADLIRDHGVSVDDEPATPAPAAPAPAAPAPSAPPAAPPAAAPSYPPAPQQPPAAPSYPPSTPSYPPSAPSYPPAPQQPPAAPSYPPSAPSYPPAASSSPQQSQPSQQPAAPAGGGEVSLRKGASVSLQKGQRVRLTKDGGQKLTQVRMGLGWDPVRKGGLFGSREVEIDLDASVVLFASGQPVDLAFYNNLTTRDGSVRHLGDNRTGEGDGDDETIVVDLTRVPVHVDALVFIVTSYGGQTFQQVQNAFCRLIDHTDGELARYTLTGGLPVTGMVMAKVYREGGDWKLQAIGDGLNAKVPGEAVPQLAKFL, from the coding sequence GTGATCACCTTGGCGAAGGGCGCCAACGCGCCGCTGTCCGCGACGAACCTCACCGTGACCGTCGATGTGGCCGCGTCCGCGGACCTCTCCGCGCTGCTCGTGACCGAGGCCGGCAAGGTGCGCAGCGACGCCGACTTCATCTTCTACAACCAGCCCAGCGGACCGGGCGTGACCTGCGTGCCCGCGTCCGGTGGCCAGGGGTGGCGCGTCGACGTCGACCTCACGGCCGTGCCGACGGACGTCCACGCCGTGCGCCTCGTGACCTCGCTCGACGACGGCGGGCGGGTCTTCGGGCAGGTGGGCCAGCCGGTCGCCCGCATCGCCAGCGGCGGCCAGCCGGTCGCGGAGTTCCCGATGACGGGGCTCGACCGCGAGACGATCGTGGTGATGGTCGAGCTCTACCGGCGCAACGGCGAGTGGAAGGTGCGGGCGGTGGGCCGCGGGTACGACGGCGGCCTCGCCGACCTGATCCGCGACCACGGCGTGAGCGTGGACGACGAGCCCGCGACCCCGGCCCCGGCGGCCCCCGCCCCGGCTGCCCCTGCCCCGTCGGCGCCCCCGGCGGCGCCCCCGGCGGCGGCGCCGAGCTACCCGCCCGCGCCCCAGCAGCCGCCCGCCGCGCCCAGCTACCCGCCGAGCACGCCGTCGTACCCGCCCAGCGCGCCGAGCTACCCGCCCGCACCGCAGCAGCCGCCCGCGGCGCCCAGCTACCCGCCGAGCGCGCCGTCGTACCCACCGGCCGCGTCGTCCTCCCCGCAGCAGTCGCAGCCCTCGCAGCAGCCGGCCGCGCCGGCGGGCGGGGGCGAGGTGAGCCTCCGCAAGGGTGCCTCGGTGTCGCTGCAGAAGGGCCAGCGCGTCCGGCTCACGAAGGACGGCGGGCAGAAGCTCACGCAGGTGCGCATGGGCCTGGGCTGGGACCCGGTCCGCAAGGGCGGCCTGTTCGGGTCGCGCGAGGTGGAGATCGACCTCGACGCCTCGGTGGTGCTCTTCGCGAGCGGGCAGCCCGTCGACCTGGCGTTCTACAACAACCTGACGACGCGCGACGGCTCGGTGCGCCACCTCGGCGACAACCGCACGGGCGAGGGGGACGGCGACGACGAGACGATCGTCGTCGACCTGACCCGCGTGCCGGTGCACGTCGACGCGCTGGTGTTCATCGTGACGAGCTACGGCGGCCAGACCTTCCAGCAGGTGCAGAACGCGTTCTGCCGCCTCATCGACCACACGGACGGCGAGCTGGCGCGCTACACGCTGACCGGCGGGCTGCCGGTCACGGGCATGGTGATGGCGAAGGTCTACCGCGAGGGCGGCGACTGGAAGCTCCAGGCGATCGGCGACGGTCTCAACGCCAAGGTGCCGGGCGAGGCCGTGCCGCAGCTCGCGAAGTTCCTGTGA
- a CDS encoding citrate synthase, whose product MTDAGTPGASLTIRDNRTGQEYDVPIVDGTIRAADLGKIKSDDEQPGLAVYDPGFTNTASCRSSVTFIDGDKGILEYRGYPIEQLAEHSTFLEVAYLLIHGELPTKEQYAAWEHEITFHTFVHENVKSLMQGFRYDAHPMGMLMASVGALSTFYPAAGNIHDADNRHMQIVRMIAKMPTLGAWSFRHAQGKPYVYPDNDLSYTANFLSMLFKMSESKYQPDERLVKALDVLFILHADHEQNCSANAVRSVGSSQVDPYSSVAAGIGALFGPLHGGANEAVLRMLRRIGTKENIPAFIEGVKNGDERLMGFGHRVYKNYDPRARIIKKAADDVFEVTGVNPLLEIALELEKIALEDEYFVKRKLYPNVDFYSGLIYEALEFPPEMFTVLFAIGRTPGWLAQWNELVQDKEQKIARPKQIYTGDRGLTFVPAAERWA is encoded by the coding sequence GTGACCGACGCAGGAACTCCGGGCGCCTCCCTGACCATCCGCGACAACCGCACGGGTCAGGAGTACGACGTCCCCATCGTCGACGGCACCATCCGCGCCGCCGACCTGGGCAAGATCAAGTCCGACGACGAGCAGCCCGGCCTGGCGGTCTACGACCCCGGCTTCACCAACACGGCCTCGTGTCGCAGCTCCGTCACCTTCATCGACGGCGACAAGGGCATCCTCGAGTACCGGGGCTACCCCATCGAGCAGCTCGCGGAGCACTCGACCTTCCTCGAGGTGGCCTACCTGCTCATCCACGGCGAGCTCCCCACCAAGGAGCAGTACGCGGCGTGGGAGCACGAGATCACGTTCCACACGTTCGTGCACGAGAACGTCAAGTCGCTGATGCAGGGCTTCCGCTACGACGCGCACCCGATGGGGATGCTCATGGCGTCGGTGGGGGCCCTGTCGACGTTCTACCCCGCGGCCGGCAACATCCACGACGCCGACAACCGCCACATGCAGATCGTGCGGATGATCGCGAAGATGCCGACGCTGGGCGCCTGGTCGTTCCGTCACGCGCAGGGCAAGCCCTACGTCTACCCGGACAACGACCTGTCCTACACGGCCAACTTCCTCTCCATGCTCTTCAAGATGAGCGAGTCGAAGTACCAGCCCGACGAGCGCCTCGTGAAGGCCCTCGACGTGCTCTTCATCCTCCACGCGGACCACGAGCAGAACTGCTCGGCCAACGCGGTGCGCTCCGTCGGCAGCTCGCAGGTCGACCCCTACTCCTCCGTGGCCGCCGGCATCGGCGCGCTCTTCGGTCCGCTGCACGGTGGCGCCAACGAGGCCGTGCTCCGGATGCTGCGCCGCATCGGCACCAAGGAGAACATCCCCGCCTTCATCGAGGGCGTGAAGAACGGCGACGAGCGCCTCATGGGCTTCGGTCACCGGGTCTACAAGAACTACGACCCGCGCGCCCGCATCATCAAGAAGGCCGCCGACGACGTCTTCGAGGTCACCGGGGTCAACCCGCTGCTCGAGATCGCGCTGGAGCTGGAGAAGATCGCGCTCGAGGACGAGTACTTCGTCAAGCGCAAGCTCTACCCCAACGTCGACTTCTACTCGGGCCTCATCTACGAGGCGCTGGAGTTCCCGCCGGAGATGTTCACCGTGCTCTTCGCCATCGGCCGCACGCCGGGCTGGCTCGCGCAGTGGAACGAGCTGGTGCAGGACAAGGAGCAGAAGATCGCGCGCCCGAAGCAGATCTACACGGGCGACCGCGGGCTCACCTTCGTGCCCGCCGCGGAGCGCTGGGCCTGA
- a CDS encoding DUF222 domain-containing protein: MDRGTHTTATALIDAVRERTAAARVAEAAAFVAVGDWAAAHTSDVVVGDPITVLGAWHDEQHAEALAGDQFLELGGPGAPVVAEFCIGEIAAARGCSFDAARRLVGDAVELRYRLPRVHARIVAGEVDVWRGRRIAQATRMLTFEAAGFVDRHVAYVAGKATGPEVDRLVAEAAARFDPETTEAERHAADGDRYLAIDLDDLAFADPLTGTLRGTVNLHGSLDPADALDLERSITHVARQLGELGCDSDLDVRRSMALGEIARRCDGVATLEYDAGDAPAHTQRARRDVVLFVHLDQAAITGGLDGFGPGIDACTGRTGIDLVRLDTPGLPRGAVTVEQVQTWCASPDTTVTVKPIIDLNTADAVNGYSPPDRIAEHVRARWPRCVFPYCTRSSRTADLDHCERYDPHGPPGQTSTRNLFPLCRRHHRMKTHPERRTALRWSYRPTDPARGETPHAVIWTSPLGLRYLVDRDGTRPWPPEPGH, from the coding sequence ATGGATCGGGGGACCCACACCACTGCGACCGCGTTGATCGACGCGGTCCGCGAGCGCACGGCTGCTGCTCGTGTGGCGGAGGCGGCCGCGTTCGTCGCGGTCGGTGACTGGGCGGCGGCTCACACCTCCGATGTGGTCGTGGGTGACCCGATCACGGTGCTGGGTGCGTGGCACGACGAGCAGCACGCCGAGGCGTTGGCGGGCGATCAGTTCCTCGAGCTGGGCGGGCCGGGGGCGCCGGTGGTGGCGGAGTTCTGCATCGGTGAGATCGCTGCCGCCCGCGGTTGTTCGTTCGACGCTGCGCGTCGGCTCGTCGGCGACGCGGTCGAGCTGCGCTACCGGCTCCCGCGCGTGCACGCGAGGATCGTCGCGGGTGAGGTCGACGTCTGGCGGGGCCGGCGGATCGCCCAGGCCACCCGCATGCTCACGTTCGAGGCCGCGGGGTTCGTCGACCGGCACGTTGCGTACGTCGCGGGCAAGGCCACCGGACCCGAGGTCGACCGGCTCGTCGCCGAGGCCGCCGCGCGGTTCGACCCCGAGACCACCGAAGCCGAGCGCCATGCCGCTGACGGCGACCGCTACCTGGCGATCGACCTCGACGACCTCGCCTTCGCCGACCCGCTCACCGGCACCCTGCGCGGCACCGTGAACCTCCACGGCTCCCTCGACCCCGCCGACGCGCTCGACCTCGAACGGAGCATCACGCACGTCGCCCGGCAACTGGGCGAGCTGGGCTGCGACTCAGACCTCGACGTCCGTCGCTCCATGGCGCTGGGCGAGATCGCGCGGCGCTGCGACGGGGTCGCAACGTTGGAGTACGACGCCGGCGATGCGCCGGCACACACTCAACGGGCACGACGGGACGTGGTGCTCTTCGTGCACCTCGACCAGGCCGCGATCACCGGCGGCCTCGACGGGTTCGGTCCCGGCATCGACGCCTGCACCGGCAGGACCGGCATCGACCTCGTCCGGCTCGACACCCCCGGGCTGCCCCGCGGGGCGGTCACCGTCGAGCAGGTCCAGACCTGGTGCGCGAGCCCGGACACCACCGTGACCGTCAAGCCGATCATCGACCTCAATACGGCCGATGCCGTGAACGGCTACAGCCCACCCGACCGCATCGCCGAGCACGTCCGAGCCCGCTGGCCCAGGTGCGTCTTCCCCTACTGCACCCGCAGCTCGCGCACCGCCGACCTCGACCACTGCGAGCGGTACGACCCCCATGGCCCACCCGGCCAGACCTCGACTCGCAACCTGTTCCCGCTCTGCCGACGCCACCACCGGATGAAGACCCACCCGGAACGAAGAACCGCACTGCGATGGAGCTACCGCCCCACCGACCCCGCACGAGGCGAAACACCCCACGCCGTCATCTGGACCAGCCCCCTGGGACTGCGCTACCTCGTCGACCGCGACGGCACCCGCCCCTGGCCACCAGAGCCCGGGCACTAA
- a CDS encoding YihY/virulence factor BrkB family protein yields MTTARTVPVTTELDGDELDADDAYHLLRRVGPRRVLTEAFLRFRYGDGFSSSRALALQATLAVVPFLLALTGLAADLDAERPSRVIAATVDAVSPGAGQDDALVDALAGADEEGDDGAELAGEIALVGGLLFSLLSLTVAMAQVERGTNRIYGIRRDRPARAKYGRAAVLTAVLAAPVGLGFLLLVAGREFARAMETEYGWSDAAVLAWSVGRWPAGILLLVVTIALLLEKSPRRRQPALSWVAFGSGVTVALVLVATAGLAAYVGLSGSFSTVYGPLAGIIALLLWAQMSSVAFFYGAAVCAQLEAIRAGDDEPVEPDPGRPHARTVGEHP; encoded by the coding sequence ATGACCACGGCGCGCACCGTCCCCGTCACCACCGAGCTGGACGGTGACGAGCTCGACGCCGACGACGCCTACCACCTGCTGCGCCGCGTCGGTCCCCGGCGCGTGCTGACGGAGGCCTTCCTGCGCTTCCGGTACGGCGACGGGTTCAGCAGCTCGCGCGCCCTGGCGCTGCAGGCGACGCTGGCCGTGGTGCCCTTCCTCCTCGCGCTCACGGGCCTGGCCGCCGACCTCGACGCCGAGCGACCCTCCCGGGTCATCGCCGCCACCGTGGACGCGGTGAGCCCGGGCGCGGGCCAGGACGACGCCCTCGTCGACGCCCTCGCCGGCGCCGACGAGGAGGGCGACGACGGCGCGGAGCTCGCCGGCGAGATCGCCCTGGTGGGCGGCCTGCTCTTCTCCTTGCTCTCCCTGACGGTGGCGATGGCGCAGGTGGAGCGCGGGACCAACAGGATCTACGGCATCCGCCGTGACCGACCGGCCCGGGCGAAGTACGGCCGCGCCGCCGTGCTCACCGCCGTGCTCGCCGCCCCGGTGGGGCTCGGCTTCCTCCTGCTCGTCGCCGGTCGGGAGTTCGCGCGGGCGATGGAGACCGAGTACGGCTGGTCGGACGCCGCCGTGCTCGCGTGGTCCGTCGGTCGGTGGCCGGCCGGGATCCTGCTGCTCGTCGTCACCATCGCGCTGCTGCTGGAGAAGTCACCGCGCCGTCGCCAACCGGCGCTCTCCTGGGTGGCCTTCGGCTCGGGCGTCACCGTCGCGCTCGTGCTCGTCGCGACGGCCGGGCTCGCGGCGTACGTCGGCCTCTCCGGGTCCTTCAGCACCGTCTACGGCCCCCTGGCCGGCATCATCGCCCTGCTGCTGTGGGCGCAGATGTCCTCGGTCGCGTTCTTCTACGGCGCCGCGGTCTGCGCCCAGCTCGAGGCCATCCGTGCGGGCGACGACGAACCCGTCGAGCCCGATCCGGGCCGCCCGCACGCGCGGACGGTCGGCGAGCACCCCTGA
- the rpsI gene encoding 30S ribosomal protein S9 produces the protein MSTPETEVEETYEVNEQGVAYSSESAPSADAPERIATIAPAAATGRRKEAVARVRIVPGTGVWTINGRTLDSYFPNKLHQQVVNEPFATTQLEGRFDVIARIHGGGITGQAGALRLGVARALNDVDVEANRPSLKKAGLLRRDARVIERKKAGLKKARKAPQFSKR, from the coding sequence GTGAGCACTCCCGAGACCGAGGTCGAGGAGACCTACGAGGTCAACGAGCAGGGCGTCGCCTACAGCAGCGAGAGCGCCCCGAGCGCCGACGCTCCTGAGCGCATCGCCACCATCGCCCCCGCGGCGGCCACCGGCCGTCGCAAGGAGGCCGTGGCCCGTGTCCGCATCGTGCCGGGCACCGGCGTGTGGACCATCAACGGCCGCACCCTCGACTCGTACTTCCCGAACAAGCTGCACCAGCAGGTCGTCAACGAGCCCTTCGCGACGACCCAGCTCGAGGGCCGCTTCGACGTCATCGCCCGCATCCACGGCGGTGGCATCACCGGTCAGGCCGGCGCCCTGCGCCTCGGCGTGGCCCGCGCCCTCAACGACGTCGACGTCGAGGCCAACCGTCCGTCGCTCAAGAAGGCCGGGCTGCTCCGTCGCGACGCCCGCGTCATCGAGCGCAAGAAGGCCGGTCTCAAGAAGGCCCGCAAGGCGCCGCAGTTCAGCAAGCGCTGA
- a CDS encoding RDD family protein yields MSYPSYGAPAQGGGAPEYAGIGVRFGALLVDGLVVSLPYAILLGIGVALPDQAAIFTILGLVALFGVMIANIWLEGTKGASIGKKALKLSTVGADTLQPIGFGKAFLRYLVRGALGACAILQIVNAVIANGDSRKQSWHDKSVGSVVVRTASLAGATAGGGAYAAESGYGQGGYEQGGYEQGGYEQGGYEQGGYEQGGYEQSGYQSSGYDQGGYDQGGKDQAGYEQSSWSQQSSGYETGSTGYDAAPASGGYEQPSGGDAGGSAPYGQQDAPSDPYAPPAGATPSASTQPIPTDAPSPPSSTGGWGAPAAAAASSGPSAPGQRAKIVRLVMDDGTVLPRGERVVVGRSPVDAAGGLCHVLADPGRSLSKSHAAFVRSGEDITVEDLNSTNGVAVSRDGSEFLVQPGAVTPLRVGDKVLMGDRHVVVEEI; encoded by the coding sequence ATGAGCTACCCGAGCTATGGCGCACCGGCACAGGGCGGGGGTGCTCCGGAGTACGCCGGGATCGGCGTGCGGTTCGGCGCGCTCCTCGTCGACGGCCTGGTCGTCTCGCTGCCCTACGCGATCCTGCTGGGGATCGGGGTGGCGCTGCCGGACCAGGCGGCGATCTTCACCATCCTGGGCCTCGTCGCGCTGTTCGGCGTCATGATCGCGAACATCTGGCTCGAGGGCACCAAGGGCGCCTCCATCGGCAAGAAGGCGCTGAAGCTCAGCACCGTCGGCGCGGACACGCTGCAGCCGATCGGGTTCGGCAAGGCGTTCCTCCGCTACCTCGTGCGAGGTGCCCTCGGCGCCTGCGCGATCCTGCAGATCGTCAACGCCGTCATCGCCAACGGCGACAGCCGCAAGCAGTCCTGGCACGACAAGTCCGTCGGCAGCGTGGTCGTGCGCACGGCCTCGCTGGCCGGTGCCACGGCCGGCGGTGGCGCGTACGCCGCGGAGTCCGGCTACGGCCAGGGCGGGTACGAGCAGGGTGGCTACGAGCAGGGTGGCTACGAGCAGGGTGGCTACGAGCAGGGTGGCTACGAGCAGGGTGGCTACGAGCAGAGCGGCTACCAGTCGTCCGGCTACGACCAGGGCGGCTACGACCAGGGCGGCAAGGACCAGGCGGGCTACGAGCAGTCGTCGTGGAGCCAGCAGTCGAGCGGCTACGAGACCGGTTCCACCGGGTACGACGCGGCGCCGGCCTCGGGCGGGTACGAGCAGCCGTCGGGTGGCGACGCGGGCGGCTCCGCGCCGTACGGGCAGCAGGACGCGCCGTCCGACCCCTACGCCCCGCCGGCGGGGGCGACGCCGAGCGCCTCGACGCAGCCCATCCCGACCGACGCGCCGAGCCCCCCGTCGTCGACGGGCGGGTGGGGAGCGCCCGCCGCCGCGGCCGCGTCGTCCGGACCGTCCGCCCCGGGCCAGCGCGCGAAGATCGTGCGCCTCGTCATGGACGACGGCACCGTGCTCCCGCGGGGTGAGCGCGTCGTGGTGGGCCGCTCGCCGGTCGACGCCGCCGGCGGTCTCTGCCACGTGCTGGCCGACCCGGGCCGGAGCCTCTCCAAGTCGCACGCCGCGTTCGTGCGCTCGGGCGAGGACATCACGGTCGAGGACCTCAACTCCACCAACGGCGTCGCCGTCTCCCGCGACGGCTCGGAGTTCCTCGTGCAGCCGGGCGCCGTGACGCCGCTGCGGGTCGGCGACAAGGTGCTGATGGGCGACCGCCACGTGGTCGTCGAGGAGATCTGA
- the rplM gene encoding 50S ribosomal protein L13, with protein sequence MRTYAPKPADIQREWLVIDAQDIVLGRLAVQVANLLRGKHKPQFAPNADTGDFVIVVNADKVALSGTKKTTKLAYRHSGYPGGLTATPIGELLEKDARKAIEKAVWGMLPKNRLGRQQLKKLKVYSGPEHPHSAQQAKPYEITQISQGR encoded by the coding sequence TTGCGTACGTACGCCCCGAAGCCCGCTGACATCCAGCGCGAGTGGCTCGTCATCGACGCGCAGGACATCGTCCTGGGTCGCCTCGCGGTCCAGGTCGCCAACCTCCTGCGCGGCAAGCACAAGCCGCAGTTCGCCCCCAACGCCGACACCGGTGACTTCGTCATCGTCGTCAACGCTGACAAGGTCGCGCTGTCCGGCACCAAGAAGACGACCAAGCTCGCCTACCGCCACTCGGGCTACCCCGGTGGTCTCACCGCGACCCCGATCGGTGAGCTCCTGGAGAAGGACGCGCGCAAGGCGATCGAGAAGGCCGTGTGGGGCATGCTGCCGAAGAACCGCCTCGGCCGGCAGCAGCTGAAGAAGCTCAAGGTCTACTCCGGCCCCGAGCACCCGCACAGCGCCCAGCAGGCGAAGCCCTACGAGATCACGCAGATCTCGCAGGGTCGCTGA
- a CDS encoding PE-PGRS family protein, giving the protein MSTVQVERLDPTSAGFDAAVRAWHGVYEAACRYGRTSRANTWSLTQLRAGITSDRPDLVRHAYVARVDGEVVGGGMLSLPQLDNLTTASPDVWVPVEQRRRGTGRALHAAMVADAAARGRSVLQAGVHEGPGEQGEDLGGPAFAAALGYEVALVELQSRVDLPIDAARLDALAAAAAPHHATYTLRSWEGPVPEDLVASYVELDAIVDVEAPSGDLDIEPLHADVDVWRHKEREAAAQGRRNVSTAAVAADGDVVALTELWSNDHDPARLNQWSTIVRRDHRGHRLGLATKVANHRIAQERFPEARQVVTWNAESNTHMLAVNVDLGFRVVERTCSVQLRLG; this is encoded by the coding sequence ATGAGCACCGTCCAGGTCGAGCGTCTCGACCCCACGTCCGCCGGCTTCGACGCGGCGGTACGCGCGTGGCACGGCGTCTACGAGGCGGCGTGCCGCTACGGCCGCACCTCGCGGGCCAACACCTGGTCGCTGACCCAGCTGCGCGCGGGGATCACCTCGGACCGCCCCGACCTGGTGCGGCACGCCTACGTGGCGCGCGTCGACGGGGAGGTCGTGGGCGGGGGCATGCTGTCGCTGCCCCAGCTCGACAACCTCACGACGGCGAGCCCCGACGTCTGGGTGCCGGTGGAGCAGCGCCGCCGTGGCACCGGCCGCGCCCTCCACGCGGCGATGGTCGCGGACGCCGCCGCCCGGGGCCGCAGCGTTCTCCAGGCCGGGGTCCACGAGGGCCCGGGGGAGCAGGGCGAGGACCTCGGTGGGCCGGCCTTCGCGGCGGCGCTGGGCTACGAGGTCGCGCTCGTCGAGCTGCAGAGCCGCGTCGACCTCCCCATCGACGCGGCGCGGCTGGACGCGCTCGCCGCGGCGGCGGCGCCGCACCACGCGACGTACACCCTGCGCTCCTGGGAGGGCCCGGTCCCCGAGGACCTCGTGGCGTCGTACGTCGAGCTCGACGCGATCGTCGACGTCGAGGCCCCGTCGGGCGACCTCGACATCGAGCCGCTGCACGCGGACGTCGACGTGTGGCGGCACAAGGAGCGGGAGGCCGCCGCGCAGGGGCGACGGAACGTCTCGACCGCCGCGGTGGCGGCCGACGGCGACGTGGTCGCGCTGACGGAGCTGTGGTCGAACGACCACGACCCCGCGCGGCTCAACCAGTGGAGCACCATCGTGCGCCGCGACCACCGGGGCCACCGGTTGGGCCTGGCCACCAAGGTGGCCAACCACCGGATCGCCCAGGAGCGGTTCCCCGAGGCCCGGCAGGTCGTGACGTGGAACGCGGAGAGCAACACCCACATGCTGGCCGTCAACGTCGACCTGGGCTTCCGCGTGGTCGAGCGGACGTGCTCGGTGCAGCTCCGCCTCGGGTGA